The sequence GAAGTGATATTTATATTGTGCTGCCGCACCGACGTTCAGAGGAATGGCATGACTGTTGGGTTTCTGCACCAGCAGCTCCCAGTAGGTCCGGTGGTCGTGGCAACCGGCCAACCCGTTCACGCTCTCCAGGTACGGGCCGTAGTTCACGTCCTCCGTGTACTTGAACCTGCAGAGACACGTggccgttgacctttgaccttcgacGCCGTGGCTACgctggctcctcccacagcCGGTGGTCTCACCTGAAGCCGTCATCGGAGTCCTGCAGCCTCCTCATCCCGCCCAGCAGGATCCCTCCGGGCGACACGGACGCCTTGAAGGTCCTCGAGGCGGTATGCTTCACCGAGTTGCTCACCATGATGGAAAAGGGCGTTTGCTTGAGGTCtgggggtcaagaggtcaagaggtcaacgTGGTGAACGTTACGATACCAAAATGAGCCGAACGGTACGTTGTCATGTCACAGGACCTTGAGCCGGAGAGccagggagcagcagcagcagcagagcagcagggaGGAGGGTCGCCATGGCGCtgaggaggacaacaacacaacaacacaacgtcaacaacacacacacactcacactcacacacacacacacactcacacacacacactcacacacagtcacacacacacacactcacacacacacacacacacacacacagtcacacacactcacacacacacacacacgcacacacgcactcactcacacagtcacacacacacacactcactcacactcactcacacacacacactcacacacacacactcacacacacacacacactcagccagTCACTGACCTGTAAAGATGTCGAGAGAAGAAGCTCCAGTTGTACGGACTCCTGGTCAGCTGCTTTtatagctcacacacacacacacacacacacacacacacacacacacacacacacacacactgttacgtCCCATGAGACGGCCCTCTttcaggaggagggtggagctatctctctcaggtctggtacgcctggagcaacaccacctgagagggatcacctaatcagtgggcggggcttatataCACCCAGActaggtgtctctctctcttcacctctgagcTTGACCATCCCATGACCTGGTGCCTAAGTGTCGGCCaccatttgtgtgtattttcgagtcaagcttgtaggggttctctgccatttttgttgtgtccattttctcctgttttgtggtcagacagggagctCAGGATTGTTTTTCAattccattcagtttatttgtatagcccaatttcagtttatttgtatgccaaattacaaatttgtctcagagtgctttacaatctgtacacatagacatccctgacctttgacctttgacctcacatcggatcaggaacaactcccaaataacccttcaggggaaaaaagggaagaacccttcaggagagcaacagaggaggatccctctccaggatggacagaacaatagatgtcatgtgaccagaaggacagatttagagtttaaatacattcaatgaatatgacagagtgtatgaatagttcatagtaggcatattccacgatggagacctccacgatccatcaggcagatggcggtggggaggaggagtgggcggagtctcaacagtgggcggagtctcaacaggacagtttTTCCCAAACATGATGTCGTGAGTGATGAAGCGCCTGGTGGACGACGGccagcagagggagacagagacacacttcctgtttgaattGTGCCGCGAGGAGATTTAAAAGAAACTTTCACACGACAAGAAAGTTTAGTTGTGTGACCCGACGGCGTCGTGTCGTCTCTGTGGAGCGGCGGCGGGTTCGCTGCCTCGATGCTCTACGAACGGCGAGGTCTCGCTCCTCCGATGAGCTAAGCTAACCCCCCCGAGGCTATGCCACTACCCAGCATGCTCCTGGCTGAGGCCCGGTAGTtctatgtgtgttttgtttgttgtgtgcgTGTCGTTGTGCGTCGCTGTGTTGCGCAACGATAATAAATTATCATTGATAACGCTACATTGGTATCACAGCTGAGTTAGCTAGCAGGCTAAGCTAACGGCAACTTTGGTGACGAGAGTCTAAGTTCACTGAGACTTTCACTTCAAAATGCTCTTTTTAAAGGCACAATTCAAACAtgattatgtatttatatatatatatatctcacctTCGACGACTGTACGTATTTTTTCCAAAATATAAGGTCAGACAccggaaggggcggggcttcacctCTCGGGTTTAACGATGGTGTTTAACATCAGGTGGTTCATCAGACTGTCACATGATCTGTGAACTACATTCTGACGGCAGGTTCCACTTCCACCCTGAAGCAAGGGAATTTCGGCATTTTCACGGCGTGCATCTCCAACCAAACGCTCAGGTAGAACGGCTCACGAAGTCTCCGGTCGTCTTTCTGTCGTTCTAAAGTGCGATGTCGGATCCCCGTAGGTTGCGTTGCCGCTACGCGCCGTGTCCGAACTCTCCGCCCTTCGACTGTAAAATGAAGACTTCCGACGGACTCCCGCTGCCGGACCCGTTGGAGAACTGCACGCTGCCGCTGCCTCGCCACCGCGCGCTGCACGGCAACGCCACCACCAGCTACAACTGCACGCTGACGCGGAAGGGCCGGCGGGAGGAGCTGCGCATCGTCATCGACTACAGCGTCGGCAAAGGGAGAGGTGGGTGCGCTCCGCCGGCGCCGGGCGCGGTCGGGCTGAACCTCTGTCCTTCCTGTCCAGGTCACATCAAGGACTGCAGGGGAACGTCCGGCGCTCGGCTGCAcggagctccgcccctcctGTGGCCGGCGGCGGCCCTGTCTCTGTGGGCGGTCCTCGGGGCCGCGTGAGCGGGATGATCCATTCACGttgatcaatgtgtgtgtgtgtgtgtttatgtgaggaCGTCCTCTGGACGTGATGTCGTCATGTGTGTCGTCTCCAGAGCTTCAGAGTGAAACCGGTGAAGACTTTGGTCAAACAGCTTCATCAACATGAAGAAGAACCAGAGCTGACGAATCAAAGACGAAAGAAATGAAGGCGAAGGCTCTTCTGCGTCGTGTTGGGTTGAGACTTCAGATATTTGGAAGATTGGAGGACAACTTTGCtgagaggaaaataaatgtttttaagcTATTAAGAAGCTGCAATGAAGTGAGAGGAAGTCATAATATGTTGTTCAGTTCATCCAAATGATGAATACTTGGAAATGAATAGAGATGGAGAAGACGTGATCTATTTAAAGATGGATTTATGATTACATAATCTGAAgaagaatgtatatatatgtatatatatatatacatatctataaatatatatgatatgtagAACTAGAtgtttatgtattatataatatatataatatactgtatataacacacattatatatgatatataaatatatttatatatatcatatattaataaatatatatatatttatataaatcatatataaatataaatatatgatactttcattaaaaaaatattcatcaAATTGTCTTAGTATTCATGTAATATCctgttttatttctccttttaaCGCATTACTATCATACATTTAATCAGTGTTGAAAGTTAATTCAAAGGTGCAATATGAATAAAACCTGAAGTTACATAAGTTGTTGCATCTTTCTATTAACATGGAAAGCCATAACAATGAGTCTGTTTGGGTTTCCGTGATCGAAATGATTCCTGAGGGTTGAAATAACAGATTATGATGATACGTCCATCGTGTCGCTGACCTGGCGTACGACACGAGGAGCTCCACTGCAGGTGTTCGGGGATGGGGTCAAAGTTCACGAAGAATCCTGAGAGCAGCAGCACGGGGCCGCctgagggcgaggaggaggcttcaccccctcttcttcatcacctcTTCTTCATCGTGGAGAGTGAAACCTTAAGGTCGTTACAGTGGAACACGCTTCGCTGAGCAAATATTATTTCATAACCTTCAGGTGACTTTTGAATTGACTTATCGGCGTTCTCTAATCTAACGTCAACAGCGCGGTAATAAAAGGcggcgtggaggaggaagaggaggaggcgccaCTGGACCATGACGGGGACTCCTCTGCTCTCTgcagcgctgctgctgctgctgctgcgcggGACGCTGACTCTGAGTAAGACTGACTGAGGAAGACTCTGACGAAGACTCTGAGGAAGACTCTGAGGAAGACTCTGACTGAGGAAGACTGACTGAGGAAGACTCTGAGGAAGACTCTGAGGAAGACTGAGGAAGACTCTGACTGAGGAAGACTCTAAGTAAGACTCTGACTGAGGAAGACTCTGAGGAAGACTCAGGAGGAACATGTTCTACGTGAGTTGCTCTGAacctccccctcttctcctctcctctcctctcgtctcgtctcctctcctcttgtctcctctcctctcgtctcgtctcctctcctctcgtctcgtctgctctcgtctcctctcgtctcgtctcctcctctcgtctcgtctcctctcctctcctctctcctcctctcctctcctcctctctctcctcctctctcgcctcctctcctctcctcctctcttctcctctcctctcctctctcctcctctctcctcctctcctcctcctctctcctctcctctcctcctctcctctcctctcctctcctctcctctcgtctcctctcctctcctctcgtctcctctcctcttgtctcctctcctctcgtctcgtctcgtctcctctcgtctcctcctcttctctcgtctcctcttctcttgtctcctcctctcgtctcctctcctcctcgtctcctctctcctctcctctcctctcctctcgtctcgtctcctctcgtctcctctcctctcgtctcctctcgtctcctctcctctcctctcctctcgtctcctctcctctcctctcctctcctctcgtctcctctcctctcctctcctctcctctcctctcgtctcctctcgtctcctcgtctcctctcgtctcctctcgtctcgtctcctctcgtctcctctcctctcgtctcctctcgtctcgtctcctctcctctcctctcctctcgtctcctctcctcagcgGTGGAACCGGTTCCCTTCGACGTGGTGGTGGAGAACCTGCTGCTGCAGACCAAGCCGCTGACCTTCAGCACGCATGTGGAGTCCAGAGGGATCCTGCTGGGCGGCCTGAAGAGACTCAGGGCCTCCAACGCTGGCTTCACGTAAGACCACCGCTCCACACGGTGCCATTCaaacaactttatttaaaagataTCCGTAAACGCTTTAAAAGTGATTTTATTATTCCCTCATTCTGGAGAATGTTATATTCAACTCTATACatctctctatccatccatctatccatccatctctctatccatctgtccatccatctctctatccatccatctatctatccatctctctatcatccatctctctatcatccatctctccatccatccatccatccatccatccatctatctatctatccatccatccatccatctatctatctatctatccatccatccatccatctatctatcttctatctatccatccatccatctatccatccatctatctatccatccatccatctatcatccatccatctatccatccatccatccatctgacTCCCCGGCTGCAGCTTCCAGTTCTCAGATGATGAGAACTACGGGC comes from Pseudoliparis swirei isolate HS2019 ecotype Mariana Trench chromosome 20, NWPU_hadal_v1, whole genome shotgun sequence and encodes:
- the LOC130210837 gene encoding cobalamin binding intrinsic factor-like, producing MATLLPAALLLLLLPGSPAQDLKQTPFSIMVSNSVKHTASRTFKASVSPGGILLGGMRRLQDSDDGFRFKYTEDVNYGPYLESVNGLAGCHDHRTYWELLVQKPNSHAIPLNVGIGCYIPSAGDVIILNFTKY